A region of Nostoc sp. 'Peltigera membranacea cyanobiont' N6 DNA encodes the following proteins:
- a CDS encoding chloride channel protein, whose product MFAKGKILWLRLSRQMLRPRRLAFVEACLIGLVSGLAAVLLGQAVDWAGAWRVHLSYLWPAYLVLPGIGLVGGILAGWLVERFAPEASGSGMSEVKAVLARVPMPLNLRIALVKLVSATLVLGSGMPLGREGPTVQIGAALANQLSNWVPTSPEHRRQLIAAGAGAGLAAAFNAPIAGVLFVVEELLQDVSGITLGTAILASFIASVISRLYGSHSLDLNHLNLGFSSHTTFFAQEIPFYLILGVLAGLLGILFNKSILASLAINRRLLNLSLPWRIGIVGLVTGVVIALLPITFRNNAGLREILLVGSGDWLFAAIAFLVQFILIILTYGSGAPGGLLVPTLALGSALGYLVGATEQSLLGMSAATTYAHVGMAAFFSAVSKVPITAVVIVFEMTTDFNLVLPLMIVSVIAYLVAEKIDSRSLYDLLLEWKGIHITKEPSTEGLLAQISAADVMQRRVETLSSQMSTDEAMQAFSDSHHRNFPILENGKVVGIITQKDLVSLASQHLGGDTPISEIMTPEPVTISPTATLAHVLHILNRYHLSCLPVTEGRKLIGIITRSDIIRVEAEKLSGNTQQIESKSVPSYVIYQTRAPATGKGRLLLPLSHPQTAETLLQMAVAIAKERNYEIECLQVIIVPSNRIPSETPVQITKSLELLQRAILLGEKWRIPVHTQIRVTHNVAGAILESVKERHIDLVLMGWKGSTSTPGRVFSRVVDTIIRQASCDVVLAKLHDKRAFDRWLLPMAGGPNSSQAIKLLPALTSLSTSPQIKLCQVFHPTGSIPDTTLLEKSVHFLQRRVKGKVVATPVQANSVSEAVLECAKQDNSDVIVLGASRESLLQQAIQGNIAENISRKSSCTVIMVKT is encoded by the coding sequence ATGTTCGCCAAGGGAAAAATTCTGTGGTTGAGGCTTTCTCGTCAGATGCTTCGACCTAGGCGTTTGGCTTTCGTTGAAGCTTGTCTGATTGGTTTAGTTTCTGGGCTAGCAGCAGTTCTATTAGGACAGGCTGTAGACTGGGCGGGAGCATGGCGAGTCCATCTTTCTTATCTGTGGCCTGCTTATTTGGTGCTACCAGGCATTGGACTGGTAGGAGGAATTTTAGCTGGTTGGCTCGTAGAGCGCTTTGCACCGGAAGCATCGGGTAGTGGGATGTCGGAAGTGAAAGCAGTATTGGCTCGCGTGCCGATGCCGTTAAATCTACGGATTGCTTTGGTGAAGTTGGTTAGCGCTACACTAGTGCTGGGTTCTGGAATGCCTTTAGGACGAGAAGGGCCGACTGTCCAAATTGGGGCAGCTTTGGCAAATCAACTTAGTAACTGGGTGCCGACTTCACCAGAGCATCGTCGCCAACTGATCGCCGCCGGAGCAGGCGCTGGATTAGCTGCGGCTTTTAATGCACCTATTGCCGGTGTCCTTTTTGTAGTGGAAGAATTACTCCAAGATGTGTCAGGTATCACTCTTGGCACTGCGATTTTGGCTTCTTTCATCGCTTCAGTCATTTCCCGACTCTATGGTAGTCACAGCCTCGATCTGAATCATCTGAATTTAGGATTTTCATCACATACAACTTTCTTCGCTCAGGAAATCCCTTTCTACTTGATTTTGGGAGTGCTGGCTGGGCTACTAGGTATTCTGTTTAATAAAAGTATTCTTGCAAGTCTGGCAATTAATCGGCGTTTACTAAACCTGAGTTTACCCTGGCGAATTGGAATTGTGGGGCTAGTGACTGGTGTTGTAATAGCTCTGTTACCTATAACTTTTCGCAATAATGCTGGGCTGAGAGAAATTTTGCTTGTAGGTAGTGGTGATTGGCTATTTGCAGCGATCGCTTTTTTAGTCCAGTTTATCCTAATTATTTTAACCTACGGCTCAGGTGCGCCAGGGGGTTTGCTGGTTCCTACCTTGGCATTAGGATCTGCCCTTGGTTACTTGGTGGGTGCTACCGAACAGAGTTTGCTGGGAATGAGTGCTGCAACAACCTACGCTCATGTGGGAATGGCTGCGTTTTTTAGCGCTGTCTCTAAGGTACCAATCACAGCAGTTGTCATTGTGTTCGAGATGACGACAGATTTCAATCTGGTGCTACCGTTAATGATTGTATCTGTGATTGCCTATTTAGTAGCGGAAAAAATTGACTCGCGATCGCTCTATGACCTTCTACTAGAGTGGAAAGGGATTCATATTACAAAAGAGCCAAGTACAGAAGGGCTTCTAGCACAAATAAGTGCCGCAGATGTGATGCAGCGACGTGTCGAAACCTTATCTAGCCAGATGAGTACTGATGAAGCAATGCAGGCATTTTCTGATTCTCACCATCGCAACTTCCCAATTTTAGAAAATGGTAAAGTTGTTGGTATTATCACTCAGAAAGATTTAGTTAGTCTTGCCTCGCAACATTTAGGTGGAGATACACCTATTAGTGAGATTATGACACCAGAGCCAGTAACAATAAGTCCCACAGCTACACTGGCCCATGTACTGCATATACTCAATCGTTATCACCTAAGCTGCTTACCTGTTACAGAAGGTCGGAAGCTAATCGGAATTATTACTCGTAGTGATATTATTCGTGTAGAAGCAGAGAAGTTGAGTGGTAATACCCAACAGATAGAATCGAAATCAGTACCTTCTTATGTGATTTACCAAACTCGCGCTCCAGCTACAGGCAAAGGAAGGTTACTATTACCACTTTCACATCCTCAAACAGCCGAGACTTTACTACAAATGGCAGTTGCGATCGCCAAAGAGCGCAATTACGAAATAGAATGTCTCCAAGTGATTATTGTTCCATCTAACCGTATTCCATCTGAAACACCAGTACAAATTACCAAAAGCCTTGAGCTTTTACAAAGGGCAATACTGTTAGGAGAGAAGTGGCGGATTCCCGTTCACACCCAGATCCGAGTTACCCATAATGTCGCTGGGGCAATTTTGGAGAGTGTGAAAGAGCGGCATATTGATTTGGTGCTAATGGGATGGAAAGGCAGTACATCAACTCCTGGTAGAGTTTTCAGCCGAGTGGTAGATACCATAATTCGACAGGCAAGTTGTGATGTTGTCTTGGCTAAATTGCATGATAAAAGAGCTTTTGATCGTTGGTTGCTGCCAATGGCAGGTGGCCCTAACTCCAGCCAAGCAATTAAGCTATTACCTGCTCTTACTTCTTTAAGTACCTCGCCCCAAATCAAGCTCTGTCAGGTTTTCCACCCTACTGGCTCCATTCCTGACACAACATTATTGGAAAAATCTGTCCACTTTCTCCAACGCCGAGTTAAAGGTAAGGTGGTGGCTACTCCAGTCCAGGCAAATTCTGTTTCTGAGGCTGTACTTGAGTGCGCCAAACAAGACAATAGTGATGTGATTGTTCTAGGGGCTAGCCGTGAAAGTCTCTTGCAACAAGCGATTCAAGGAAACATTGCTGAGAATATTTCTCGCAAGAGTAGTTGCACAGTGATTATGGTCAAAACTTAA
- a CDS encoding helix-turn-helix domain-containing protein: MPVSYSKDLRERVIMAWEAKEGSQRQLAQRFKVSLSFVRNLLRQYRVNGQIEAKRRGGYQKPTIQNEHLGFIQSLVEGKNDLLLRELCDRYAERTGLSVSITTMHRAVEKLGLRCKKKVFTPASKIPQEYKS; the protein is encoded by the coding sequence ATGCCAGTATCTTACTCAAAGGATTTGCGTGAGCGTGTGATTATGGCGTGGGAAGCGAAAGAAGGCTCTCAACGCCAGTTGGCACAAAGATTCAAAGTGAGTTTGTCATTTGTAAGAAACCTACTGCGTCAGTATCGGGTAAATGGACAAATCGAGGCAAAACGACGTGGAGGATATCAAAAGCCAACGATTCAAAACGAGCATCTGGGCTTTATCCAGTCTTTAGTTGAGGGAAAAAATGATTTGCTACTTAGAGAATTATGCGATCGCTATGCAGAACGCACAGGGCTTAGTGTAAGTATTACTACAATGCATCGTGCGGTAGAAAAATTAGGCTTGCGGTGTAAAAAAAAAGTCTTTACGCCAGCGAGCAAGATACCCCAAGAGTACAAGAGTTAA
- a CDS encoding ABC transporter ATP-binding protein: MKGLSTKSLSLAYDGATIIRDLNLAIPPGQITGLVGANGCGKSTLLRGLARLLKPSSGKVYLDGTSIFNLSTKEVAQQLGILPQGPVAPEGLTVRDLVAQGRYPYQNWLQQWSAKDEKIVQQALEITDLLKLADRALDTLSGGQRQRAWIAMALAQDTDILLLDEPTTFLDLAHQIEILDLLYELNQTQGRTIVMVLHDLNQACRYADYLIAVKDGRIFAAGEPKLVMTQEMVQEVFRLECQIILDPVVGTPMCLPIGRKGKENNKQIYLNS; this comes from the coding sequence ATGAAAGGGCTGTCAACTAAAAGTCTATCTTTAGCTTACGATGGGGCTACGATTATCCGTGACCTTAATTTGGCAATACCCCCCGGACAAATTACTGGTTTAGTTGGTGCTAATGGTTGTGGTAAATCAACATTGTTACGAGGCTTGGCTAGATTGCTCAAACCCAGTAGTGGTAAGGTATATCTTGATGGAACGTCCATTTTTAATCTTTCCACCAAAGAAGTAGCGCAGCAGTTAGGTATTTTACCCCAAGGGCCAGTAGCACCAGAAGGTTTAACAGTGCGAGATTTAGTAGCACAAGGACGTTATCCTTATCAAAATTGGTTGCAGCAGTGGTCGGCAAAAGATGAAAAAATCGTACAGCAGGCACTAGAAATTACAGATTTGTTGAAATTGGCAGATAGAGCATTAGATACTTTATCTGGTGGACAACGACAAAGAGCTTGGATTGCAATGGCGCTGGCGCAAGATACAGATATTTTACTTTTAGATGAACCGACTACTTTTTTAGATTTAGCGCACCAAATAGAAATTTTGGATTTGTTGTATGAGTTGAACCAAACTCAAGGACGAACAATTGTAATGGTGCTACATGATTTAAACCAAGCGTGTCGTTATGCTGATTACTTAATAGCAGTCAAAGATGGTCGAATTTTTGCTGCTGGGGAACCAAAGTTAGTGATGACTCAAGAAATGGTTCAAGAAGTTTTTAGATTGGAGTGTCAGATTATTCTCGATCCTGTTGTGGGGACACCAATGTGTTTACCTATAGGACGCAAGGGAAAGGAAAATAATAAACAAATTTACTTAAATTCCTGA
- a CDS encoding FecCD family ABC transporter permease, translated as MIKATTVSPRGLKKPQISALFGLVLGLCMLLICLVYSVTLGAVEIPLDKILTSFIAFDGSYDGLVIQTVRLPRSLIAILVGSALAVSGALMQGLTRNPLADPGILGIESGAALFVVVATFVFGSSSLSIYALVAFLGAGVTAVLVYTLGSLGRGGATPLNLTIAGAALTALISSLTTAILILSQQTLEQVRFWLAGSLSGRDFNLFLQVLPFVGIGLIIAFALGRQITTMSLGEDVAKGLGQQTAWIKIFTAISVVLLAGSSVALVGPIGFIGLVVPHIVKFYIKADYRWILPHCAVLGAILLLVADIAARVLLKPQELPVGVMTALVGAPFFVYLAKSKVKK; from the coding sequence ATGATAAAAGCGACTACAGTATCACCTAGAGGATTGAAAAAGCCACAAATATCAGCCTTGTTTGGTCTAGTTTTGGGACTATGTATGCTGCTAATTTGCTTAGTTTACAGTGTGACACTAGGTGCAGTAGAAATACCTCTGGACAAGATTTTGACATCTTTTATCGCCTTTGATGGTTCTTACGATGGCTTAGTTATTCAGACCGTGAGATTACCGCGATCGCTAATTGCTATCCTTGTAGGTTCAGCCCTTGCTGTATCGGGAGCATTGATGCAGGGTTTGACTCGAAACCCCTTAGCAGATCCAGGTATTTTAGGTATTGAATCGGGAGCCGCCCTCTTTGTCGTTGTCGCAACTTTCGTTTTTGGTAGCTCATCCTTAAGTATTTACGCCCTTGTCGCCTTTTTGGGTGCGGGAGTGACAGCAGTATTAGTTTACACCCTTGGTTCTCTAGGACGGGGAGGAGCCACTCCACTGAATCTGACGATAGCAGGAGCGGCCTTAACTGCCCTGATTTCTTCCCTCACCACCGCTATCCTGATTCTCAGTCAACAAACACTCGAACAAGTTAGATTTTGGTTAGCTGGTTCATTATCTGGTCGAGATTTTAATTTATTTTTACAAGTACTGCCTTTTGTCGGCATCGGATTAATCATAGCTTTTGCCCTCGGCAGACAAATTACCACTATGAGTTTAGGTGAAGATGTCGCCAAAGGTTTGGGTCAACAGACAGCTTGGATAAAAATATTTACCGCTATCAGTGTAGTCTTATTAGCAGGAAGTTCCGTCGCCCTGGTAGGGCCAATCGGCTTCATTGGTTTAGTCGTTCCCCATATAGTGAAATTTTATATTAAAGCCGATTATCGTTGGATATTACCTCATTGTGCAGTTTTGGGTGCTATTTTGCTCTTGGTTGCAGATATTGCTGCTCGTGTATTGCTCAAACCGCAGGAGTTACCTGTAGGTGTAATGACAGCACTGGTTGGCGCTCCCTTTTTTGTCTATCTGGCTAAATCAAAGGTGAAAAAATGA
- the serA gene encoding phosphoglycerate dehydrogenase produces MSKVLVSDSIDQAGIDILSQVATVDVKLGLKPAQLLEIIGEYDALMIRSSTRVTQEIIEAGTQLKIIGRAGVGVDNVDVPAATRRGIVVVNSPEGNTIAAAEHALAMILALSRHIPDANASVKRGAWDRNSFVGAEVYKKTLGVVGLGKIGSHVAAVAKTMGMKLLAYDPFISTDRAEQLGCQLVELDLLFQQADYITLHIPKTPETTHLINATTLAKMKPTARIINCARGGIIDEIALAAALKAGKIGGAALDVFESEPLGESELRSLGKEVILTPHLGASTAEAQVNVAIDVAEQIRDVLLGLPARSAVNIPGLGPDVLEELKPYMQLAETLGNLVGQLAGGRVEVLNIRLQGELATNKSQPLIVAALKGLLYQALRERVNYVNASIEAKERGIRVIETRDASIRDYAGTLHLEATGTLGTHSVTGALLGEREIHLTDVDGFPINVPPSKYMLFTLHRDMPGIIGKLGSLLGSFNVNIASMQVGRKIVRGDAVMALSIDDPLPEGILDEIIKVPGIRDAYTVTL; encoded by the coding sequence ATGTCTAAGGTTCTTGTCTCAGATTCTATTGACCAAGCTGGAATTGACATTCTTTCGCAAGTTGCTACTGTTGATGTCAAACTAGGTCTAAAACCAGCCCAACTGCTCGAAATTATTGGTGAGTATGACGCACTGATGATTCGCTCTAGTACGCGGGTAACTCAAGAAATCATTGAAGCCGGCACTCAGCTAAAAATCATCGGTCGTGCTGGTGTGGGTGTGGATAATGTGGATGTTCCCGCAGCCACACGTCGGGGAATTGTGGTAGTCAATTCTCCAGAGGGAAATACAATTGCCGCTGCCGAACATGCACTAGCAATGATTTTGGCCTTATCTCGCCACATCCCCGATGCTAACGCCTCGGTGAAACGCGGTGCGTGGGATCGCAATAGCTTTGTTGGCGCGGAAGTCTACAAAAAAACTCTCGGCGTTGTCGGTTTGGGTAAGATTGGCTCCCATGTTGCGGCTGTCGCTAAGACAATGGGGATGAAACTCCTAGCTTACGACCCTTTTATTTCTACAGACCGAGCCGAACAACTTGGCTGTCAGTTGGTGGAGCTAGATTTACTTTTCCAGCAAGCAGACTATATCACCCTGCACATCCCCAAAACCCCAGAAACCACCCACTTAATCAATGCCACAACTCTGGCAAAAATGAAACCCACAGCCCGGATTATCAACTGCGCTCGTGGTGGGATCATTGATGAAATAGCTTTAGCCGCAGCTCTGAAAGCGGGTAAAATCGGCGGTGCAGCCTTGGATGTATTCGAGTCTGAACCACTGGGTGAATCGGAATTGCGATCGCTAGGTAAAGAAGTTATCCTCACTCCCCACTTGGGAGCCTCTACCGCAGAAGCTCAAGTGAATGTGGCTATTGATGTTGCCGAACAAATTCGGGATGTCCTTTTAGGATTACCAGCGCGTTCAGCCGTCAACATTCCTGGACTAGGCCCTGATGTGTTGGAAGAACTCAAACCTTATATGCAACTAGCAGAAACTTTAGGGAATCTGGTAGGACAGCTAGCTGGCGGACGGGTAGAAGTACTCAATATTCGACTGCAAGGAGAACTCGCAACCAACAAAAGTCAGCCTTTGATAGTAGCTGCCCTCAAAGGATTACTTTACCAAGCTTTGCGAGAACGGGTAAATTACGTCAATGCCAGCATAGAAGCCAAAGAACGCGGAATTCGGGTAATTGAAACCCGCGATGCTTCCATCAGAGACTATGCCGGAACGCTTCATCTAGAAGCCACGGGTACTTTAGGTACTCATTCTGTCACAGGTGCTTTGCTGGGTGAGCGGGAAATTCACCTGACTGATGTTGATGGTTTCCCCATTAACGTCCCACCTAGCAAATATATGCTGTTTACCCTGCACCGCGATATGCCGGGGATTATTGGCAAACTTGGTTCCTTACTCGGCAGTTTTAATGTAAATATTGCCAGTATGCAAGTAGGTCGTAAAATCGTCCGTGGTGATGCGGTAATGGCTCTGAGTATAGACGATCCTCTACCTGAAGGCATTTTGGATGAGATTATAAAAGTCCCTGGTATTCGGGACGCGTATACAGTAACACTATGA
- a CDS encoding response regulator, with product MKTLPISRYRFFQKLQPLSLLKKITGKSVTGCLQVFSTSGSWSIYVDEGKLIYACYSEKMFEPLYRNLQRLSQQISTLPLEIHEQLRAIFETGIENQAIPNPDYLAICWLVNQRYISPSQAAILIEQLALEVLESFLNLEEGSYEFIPESFLDDMPKFCHLNLRLLVERCQMPRNEVAYRQTSPSSQSHPSELFKINELKPKNKSTSNWSRTNGYKPSAYSVNTNEQRDRRIVQPHADKKIYTIFCINDSPTVLNAIKSYLDEQTFSVVGVTDSLKALMQIIHTKPDIILLDISMPNLDGYELCSLLRKHSHFKNTPVIMVSEKVGFIDRAKAKMVRASGYLTKPFTQGDLLKVIFKHII from the coding sequence ATGAAGACACTTCCAATTAGTAGATACAGATTTTTCCAAAAGCTCCAGCCTTTATCTTTGTTGAAAAAAATCACTGGTAAGTCGGTTACTGGTTGTTTGCAGGTGTTTAGCACATCAGGTTCTTGGTCAATATATGTAGATGAGGGTAAGCTCATTTATGCTTGCTATTCAGAGAAAATGTTTGAGCCGCTTTACAGGAATTTGCAACGCTTGAGTCAGCAAATTTCTACTCTCCCTCTTGAAATTCACGAACAATTACGGGCAATATTTGAAACTGGGATTGAAAATCAGGCAATACCGAACCCAGATTATCTGGCTATTTGCTGGTTAGTTAATCAGAGATATATTAGTCCCTCTCAAGCAGCAATACTGATAGAACAGTTGGCACTAGAAGTTCTGGAGTCATTTCTCAACTTAGAAGAGGGGAGTTATGAATTTATTCCTGAAAGCTTTCTGGACGACATGCCAAAATTTTGTCATCTAAATCTCCGTTTACTGGTTGAACGATGTCAAATGCCCCGAAACGAAGTAGCTTATCGTCAGACATCCCCCTCTTCTCAATCGCACCCCTCAGAACTGTTCAAAATAAATGAGTTAAAACCTAAAAACAAAAGTACATCAAACTGGTCTAGAACAAACGGCTATAAACCCTCAGCCTACTCTGTTAATACTAATGAACAGAGGGATCGGCGAATCGTCCAACCCCATGCTGACAAAAAAATATACACAATTTTTTGTATTAATGACAGTCCTACAGTATTGAATGCTATTAAAAGTTATTTAGATGAGCAAACCTTTTCTGTTGTGGGAGTCACCGATTCTCTAAAAGCTTTAATGCAAATTATTCATACAAAACCCGACATAATTTTGTTGGATATTTCAATGCCTAATTTAGATGGATATGAACTCTGTTCTTTGCTGCGGAAACACTCGCATTTTAAAAATACACCTGTGATTATGGTGTCAGAAAAAGTAGGATTTATAGATAGAGCTAAAGCTAAGATGGTTAGAGCCTCTGGCTATTTAACTAAGCCTTTCACACAAGGAGATTTACTAAAAGTAATCTTTAAACATATTATTTAA
- a CDS encoding ABC transporter ATP-binding protein — protein MTITSKSSIAPNKPSNSAHPLQRVLNYGRRYRQQIWQATSFSIINTILDLAPPWLIGAAVDILVKKEDSLIGKWGIKDTFSQFLLLSSIAVIIWIFESLSQYAYDRLWRNLAQDIQNDLRLDTYNHVQELDSAYFEESSTGGLMSILNDDINQLEDFLNFGANDIIQISTSILILTVGAFWVLPPSITLVVMLPMPFIVWGSFTYQKRLEARYADVRDKVGFLNSRLANNLSGINTIKSFTAEAYESARLASDSEAYRKSNTKAIKLSAAFIPIIRMLVLIGFTGLLFWGGMATSAGTISIGNYSVLLVLVQRLLWPLVSLGEIFDKYQRSMASVNRVMNLLDAPINIIRGDISLHASQVRGEIDFKQVTFAYQDREPVIKKLSLHIPQSQTIAIVGSTGSGKSTLVKLLLRFYDISSGKITIDGIDIQNLNLHDLRSSIGLVSQDVFLFHGTIAENIAYGTFDAKDEQIINAAKIAEAHDFIMRLPQKYETIVGERGQKLSGGQRQRIAIARAVVKNPPILVLDEATSAVDNETEAAIQRSLERIIVNRTTIAIAHRLSTIRNANCIYVMEYGELVESGTHEELLEKNGIYANLWRVQSGVK, from the coding sequence GTGACAATCACATCAAAATCTTCCATAGCGCCTAATAAGCCTAGCAATTCAGCCCATCCTTTACAACGCGTGCTTAACTATGGAAGACGCTATCGCCAACAAATTTGGCAAGCAACATCATTTTCAATCATTAATACGATATTAGATTTAGCACCACCGTGGTTGATTGGTGCTGCGGTAGATATTCTCGTCAAGAAGGAAGATTCTCTAATTGGAAAATGGGGAATTAAAGATACATTTTCGCAATTTTTGTTGCTTTCATCGATCGCTGTCATTATTTGGATATTTGAATCGCTTTCTCAGTATGCTTACGATCGGCTGTGGCGTAATTTAGCCCAAGATATTCAGAATGATTTACGCTTGGATACTTACAATCACGTACAAGAATTAGATTCAGCTTACTTTGAAGAAAGTAGTACTGGGGGCTTGATGTCAATACTGAATGACGACATCAACCAGTTAGAAGATTTTTTAAATTTCGGAGCCAATGACATTATCCAGATTAGTACCTCGATCCTCATTTTAACTGTTGGTGCTTTCTGGGTTTTACCTCCCTCCATTACTTTAGTAGTAATGCTACCAATGCCATTTATTGTTTGGGGTTCTTTCACTTATCAAAAACGTCTAGAAGCTCGTTATGCTGATGTGCGGGATAAAGTAGGTTTTCTAAACTCCCGACTAGCAAATAATCTCAGTGGAATTAACACAATTAAGAGTTTCACTGCTGAAGCTTATGAAAGTGCTAGATTGGCAAGCGACAGCGAAGCATATAGAAAAAGTAATACCAAAGCAATTAAACTTTCGGCTGCATTTATTCCCATAATTAGAATGCTAGTTTTAATTGGGTTCACAGGCTTACTATTTTGGGGAGGTATGGCAACATCTGCTGGCACAATATCTATTGGTAATTACAGTGTCTTACTCGTTTTAGTGCAGAGGCTATTGTGGCCATTAGTCTCATTAGGAGAAATCTTTGACAAATATCAAAGGTCAATGGCTTCTGTCAATCGGGTTATGAATTTGTTGGATGCTCCCATCAATATTATTAGAGGGGATATATCTTTACATGCTTCTCAGGTACGTGGTGAAATTGACTTCAAGCAAGTTACTTTTGCTTATCAAGATAGAGAACCAGTAATTAAGAAACTATCTTTACATATTCCCCAAAGCCAAACTATTGCTATTGTTGGTTCTACAGGTTCTGGTAAAAGCACTTTAGTTAAATTACTATTGCGATTTTATGACATTTCTTCTGGAAAGATTACCATTGATGGCATTGATATCCAAAATTTAAATTTACATGATTTGCGTAGTAGTATTGGCTTGGTAAGTCAGGATGTATTCTTATTTCATGGTACTATTGCTGAGAATATTGCCTACGGTACTTTTGATGCTAAAGATGAACAAATAATTAATGCTGCCAAAATTGCTGAAGCCCATGATTTTATTATGCGACTCCCTCAAAAATATGAGACGATAGTTGGAGAACGGGGTCAAAAATTATCTGGTGGACAAAGGCAAAGAATTGCGATCGCTAGGGCTGTGGTAAAAAATCCACCTATATTAGTTTTAGATGAAGCTACATCAGCAGTGGATAATGAAACCGAAGCGGCAATTCAGCGTTCTTTAGAAAGGATTATTGTTAATCGAACAACCATAGCTATCGCTCATCGCCTTTCTACTATTCGTAATGCTAATTGCATTTATGTAATGGAATATGGCGAGTTAGTTGAGTCGGGAACCCATGAAGAATTGTTAGAGAAGAACGGAATTTATGCTAATTTGTGGCGCGTGCAATCGGGGGTAAAATAA
- the prmA gene encoding 50S ribosomal protein L11 methyltransferase, which produces MANTWWELQILCEPDLEDSIFWRLEDFGCRGTASENKGNSSLVRAYLSTLQTQLLDLAALSLWLRQDALCIGLSSPSLQWQLIDEEDWATSWKQYWHPQEIGDRFLINPAWLPLPETTERLVIRLDPGVAFGTGNHATTQLCLESLEMRLSGVPQSFVGNSGKHEHLVIADIGCGSGILSIGALLLGAEKVYAVDNDPLAVQSTISNGALNDIGSERLLPALGSVDVLTKLLEKPVDGIVCNILANVIIELIPEMSAIAKPETWAIFSGILLEQSKAVADALEKHGWVVATLWKRKEWCCLNVRRS; this is translated from the coding sequence ATGGCAAACACCTGGTGGGAACTACAGATTTTATGCGAGCCAGACCTAGAAGATTCAATCTTTTGGCGACTGGAAGATTTTGGCTGTCGTGGGACAGCTAGTGAAAATAAAGGAAATTCATCTTTAGTTAGGGCTTATTTATCGACACTTCAAACGCAGCTGCTAGATTTGGCAGCACTATCGTTGTGGCTGCGTCAAGATGCCCTCTGTATAGGGCTTTCATCTCCCTCTCTGCAATGGCAGTTAATTGATGAGGAAGATTGGGCAACTAGTTGGAAACAATATTGGCATCCGCAAGAAATTGGCGATCGCTTCCTAATTAATCCCGCTTGGCTACCATTGCCAGAAACAACCGAACGGTTAGTGATTCGTCTCGATCCAGGTGTAGCATTTGGTACGGGCAACCATGCCACCACTCAGTTATGTTTGGAATCCCTGGAAATGCGACTGAGTGGAGTTCCTCAGTCATTTGTGGGTAATAGTGGGAAACATGAACATTTGGTAATTGCAGACATTGGCTGTGGTTCTGGTATCCTTTCTATTGGGGCGTTGCTACTGGGAGCCGAAAAAGTCTATGCAGTAGATAACGATCCTTTAGCAGTGCAATCAACTATCAGCAATGGTGCCCTAAATGATATTGGCTCAGAACGTTTACTACCAGCACTGGGGAGTGTAGACGTTTTGACAAAACTGCTTGAAAAACCAGTGGACGGTATTGTATGCAATATTTTGGCTAATGTGATTATTGAGTTGATTCCAGAAATGAGTGCGATCGCTAAACCTGAAACTTGGGCGATCTTCAGTGGTATTTTACTAGAACAATCTAAAGCTGTTGCAGACGCTTTAGAAAAACATGGTTGGGTCGTAGCTACCCTGTGGAAACGAAAAGAATGGTGTTGCTTGAATGTACGGCGTTCTTAA